The Marivirga salinae DNA window CATCGAATTTTTAATGAATTTAATCGAATATGTTACATATGTTGTTATTGTTTATAATTAGCTAAGACTTATTATTATCTTTATTATTAAAATGCAAAACAATCGAAACTCTTAAAGTCCATTGGTTCGTAAATTTAGTTTCTATGAAAAAGATTTTATTTTTATACGTTTTTACTCTACTTTCAATTAGTTATGCAAAAGCCCAGGAAATTTGTGATGATGGCATAGACAATGATGGAGATGGTTTTATTGACTGTTTTGATTCAGATTGTTCTGAAAACAGTGCTTGTGATGGCTTTTATTTAGGGAACGATGCCTCATGCGAGGCACAACCTTCAGAATCCCCTGAATTTATACTTGACTTTGGCTATCAATCAGATAATGATGTTACCAATAATTTGAGTAGGATAGCCATAGGAGATTTGGATAGAGATGGTATACCTGAGATTTTATCGCAAAACCAACATAGAGATCGTATTTTTCTTTTAAACGGAGATGACGCTAGTATTAAACATGAGGTAGTACTTGATAACCCTCAATGGAGGGCATCTATGGCTAATATACAAAATGATAATTGTGGAGAGGTGTTTGTAGTTCAATACAGAGGCTGTCTCGGAACTGATTGGCGTGGATACTGTAATTCATGGGACTATAGAATAGTGTCATACGACTGTGAACTGAATGAATTATGGACTTCAGACCGATTACAAAAAGATCCTGTATTCATAGGTCACGCAGATTTCGACCGAGATGGTCAGCCCGAAATGTATTATAAGGATGAAATTATGGATCCAGTAACGGGTACTCGTATAGTGGAGAGTTCAAGTACTGATTGGGATGATATACCCGGAGGTCCGGTAGCAGTAGACATAATGGGAGATGATGATTTGGAATTGATCATTGGCAATAAAATATACGGTGTTAATTTAGGGGACAGATCGGAAGGCGCTGGCTCATTGACTTTACTAGCAACTATGCCAGGTACCTATCAAACAAAAACTCAAGGCTATGCTTCAGGAGAGAGCGCTACTGTAGCAGTTGCTGACTATAACTTGGATGGAAACCTAGATGTAATCGTTACCGGTGCAGACGGAGGAAATGTATCGACCGCTTTCTTTTGGGATGTGGCTAATAATACTGTAAAAAAATACCAAGATCCTTTTGGCGGTGGCAACTATCAATATGGTTGGGTACGTGGAATGGGAAGGGTAAATATCGCAGATTTGGATGGTGATGGACAATTAAATGCAGCATTTGTTTCAGGAAGGTTTATTTATGCATTAGATGAAAATTGGAACAAATTATGGCGAGTTAGTGTAAATGAAGAAACTTCAGGTATTACAGGTTGCACCTTATTCGATTTTAATGGAGATGGCCCATCAGAAATAGTCTACAGAGATGAAGATTTTCTTTACATCCTCAACGGAGATGACGGTAGTGTTAACACCTCAATACCCTGCCGTTCAAGAACTTCTGTGGAGTACCCTATAGTTGCTGATGTTGATGCAGACGGTTCAACGGAAATTTGTGTTGTTTGCGCGAGTGATGACTTTAATGCTGGTACACTAGGAAAAGATTTATCATTGACCACCCCCGCAGAAGTAAGAATATATAAGTCTGGAGGAGAGCCATGGGTACCAGCAAGAAGAGTATGGAATCAGCATGGATATTTCAATGTTAACATCAATGATGATTTAACTGTACCGCGAAATCAACAAAAACATCAATTGGTATTTTCAGATAGTAGTTCTTGTTCACCAACAGGTCCAATTCGGCCTTTAAATAGCTTTTTGAATCAATCTCCATTCTTAAGCTCTGATGGTTGTCTTACTTTTGCTTCGCCCGATTTGAATATCATTGAATCTAGTTTTTCAATTACACCACCGAATTGTCCTGATAAAGATTTTACGGTGAGTTTCGATTTTCAAAACATAGGGGACGCAGCATTATCAGATGATGTCCCTATTACATTTTATGATGGTGATCCTTTAGTTGCAGGAACAAACAAGCTCAATACGTATTCTATCACCCTCAATAATTTTGGAATAGGGCAAGTGGGCTCAGCTGTTGATATTGTGGTGAATGGCACAGGTGCAGCATTTACGCTCTATGCTGTAATGAATGATAATGGTTCTACTACTCCTACTCCAATAAGTCTTCCAAATACCAATTTCCTGGAATGTGATTATGGGAACAATATTGTTTCAGCTGAAGTAAACCCTGTTCCCTTTGCTTTATCAACAGAAACAACAAATAATATAACTTGTGGTGCAAATAATGTTCCTGCAAATGGTTCTGCCAGAGTATTTAGATTAGTGAGCGGTACGGAAGTAACAGCCGATTATGATTTCTTTTGGTTTAATGGAACAACAGTTAGTGCTACTCCTGACTATACGGGTTCTACCTATTCAGGCTTAAGCGCAGGAACTTACACTGTATTTGCTTCAGATAAATTAGTAGGTTGTAGTTCTGATACCATACAAGTAGTTATTGAAGATAGCGCTAGAATCATAAGTGCAGAAATCACAGTAGACAGCGGAAATGACAATTGTACAAATCCTAATGGACAATTAACAGTTAATGTGAAGGATGCTAGTGGAGTTGAGCAACCAACGGGCAACTACACCTACGAATGGTACGAAGGAACTGATTTAAGTACGGGTGCAGTAATAAGTACTAGCCATGAAGCAACTGGTCTTAAATCAGCTACTACTTATTCGGTTATAGTGACTGAAAATGCAACAGGCTGTCAAACCATCGAATCCGAAGAAGTGCCAGACGAGACAGTGATTCCAATAGTAACAACCTCAGCAACTGATATTGTATGTTCTGACACAAATTCTGGTAGCGTTAGTGCTTCTGTAGGAGGAACCACTTCAGGCTATACTTTTGAATGGTATAGAGGAACTGGTGAGAAACCAACAGCTGATTATACCGGAAGTACAGTGAATAATTTACCGCAGGGAAGTTACACTGTAAAAGTGACCGACAATACATCTAATTGTGAATCTGAACTTGAAACTGTTGAAGTTGAACAAACACTTTCTCCTGAAATTGATAATATATCAAGCACAGAAAATAATTCATGTGATAGCAGCATTCCAACTGGAAGTGTAACTGTTTCAATTGTTGGAAATACCTCAGATCACACTATAGAGTGGTTTGCTGGGGCAAGTACAACTACTGCCGTGATTGGCACAGGCGTTTCTGTTAATGGATTAAATGGTGGTGAGTACACGGTAAG harbors:
- a CDS encoding gliding motility-associated C-terminal domain-containing protein, with translation MKKILFLYVFTLLSISYAKAQEICDDGIDNDGDGFIDCFDSDCSENSACDGFYLGNDASCEAQPSESPEFILDFGYQSDNDVTNNLSRIAIGDLDRDGIPEILSQNQHRDRIFLLNGDDASIKHEVVLDNPQWRASMANIQNDNCGEVFVVQYRGCLGTDWRGYCNSWDYRIVSYDCELNELWTSDRLQKDPVFIGHADFDRDGQPEMYYKDEIMDPVTGTRIVESSSTDWDDIPGGPVAVDIMGDDDLELIIGNKIYGVNLGDRSEGAGSLTLLATMPGTYQTKTQGYASGESATVAVADYNLDGNLDVIVTGADGGNVSTAFFWDVANNTVKKYQDPFGGGNYQYGWVRGMGRVNIADLDGDGQLNAAFVSGRFIYALDENWNKLWRVSVNEETSGITGCTLFDFNGDGPSEIVYRDEDFLYILNGDDGSVNTSIPCRSRTSVEYPIVADVDADGSTEICVVCASDDFNAGTLGKDLSLTTPAEVRIYKSGGEPWVPARRVWNQHGYFNVNINDDLTVPRNQQKHQLVFSDSSSCSPTGPIRPLNSFLNQSPFLSSDGCLTFASPDLNIIESSFSITPPNCPDKDFTVSFDFQNIGDAALSDDVPITFYDGDPLVAGTNKLNTYSITLNNFGIGQVGSAVDIVVNGTGAAFTLYAVMNDNGSTTPTPISLPNTNFLECDYGNNIVSAEVNPVPFALSTETTNNITCGANNVPANGSARVFRLVSGTEVTADYDFFWFNGTTVSATPDYTGSTYSGLSAGTYTVFASDKLVGCSSDTIQVVIEDSARIISAEITVDSGNDNCTNPNGQLTVNVKDASGVEQPTGNYTYEWYEGTDLSTGAVISTSHEATGLKSATTYSVIVTENATGCQTIESEEVPDETVIPIVTTSATDIVCSDTNSGSVSASVGGTTSGYTFEWYRGTGEKPTADYTGSTVNNLPQGSYTVKVTDNTSNCESELETVEVEQTLSPEIDNISSTENNSCDSSIPTGSVTVSIVGNTSDHTIEWFAGASTTTAVIGTGVSVNGLNGGEYTVRVTYDDTGCAVTDRVTINNNIEIPELINVSADPVTTCSPFNGRIEAFVDLDSESDYTFSWYRGDQVKSTTDFNETGNVLEELEPGFYTVQAFHNTRNCLADPVTVEVVDEATVNIEQEESVISLPTACDEDNGILQVSVDSPLNTSGFLIEWYEGSTISGSPFQTNNEVTSATADSLFTGLYTVVATDLDNGCSNQKVFNLPFLGAHELDSVSYQNATTCVPFDGSIEVLLTPSGTTTEADYQLILFREEAGNYVEVERIPGDNTPVFAGLQEGTYIVEALSDVSGCSVYLADIIIEIEATDPVVGIEERIPNTNCENPLANGSLEVNVDNGADASFFTFNWYEGTDTTTPLGTSIGSTSGTNGEIATGLVGGSYTVEVFNDSTQCSTIRTFTINDNPTVISVPTSDLDISPITRCDINDSEATITNVYENGNVADMNDYTFEWFDADMNVLPNASAPNNTNSISGLAEGNYFVRARNTNRGCETSLIEFSIESEIVEPNISVDFTHPERCVTPGSGELHVTATSTSPTAAFSYNWYNGSDASGTVAQTGPDYIDLTEGTYTVEIIDSTSNCIYTETYTLETEINTVNISASATPVTNCDAPNGSVFATVTSNGSYSYNWTDENGNSVGTTKEVSSLPEGEYTVEVTDDNDSFCQNSKTVVITNDQIVPQLSVEQIAPLSVCDLSLANGAASARVDGEFIGYTFEWFEGSSTEGNIIHTGPEFSEMVNDTYTVRATNNMTQCSSEQSITITAEIPEVETPSISVISNDTHCQIDNGAMRVDVGGNISNYHFNWFQGEDTNGTALATGERISDLSAGQYTVVATDLRTGCNSATMTAEIIETLVYPELETESEGANCNENNGSAIVYVSGEAEIKSIEWYNSSGKFVTRGPNLDDVSAGNYTVSVETINGCIVEEEVNIQSEINAFNGISRNGDASNSYFKIECITQYPNNNVKIYNRAGTLVYEANGYDNNNIKFDGVSNRGINILGENLPDGTYFYVIEKNNGSKPQNGYLEIVN